Proteins found in one Geomonas subterranea genomic segment:
- a CDS encoding hybrid sensor histidine kinase/response regulator, with protein MASGELPAGCGKVLVALTALALVPLLLMGVCGSRCNPVLDVPGYLLFHNTVELFSVMVSLSIFGVGWYSYGQSHNRHTLFLSVVFLGIGLMDFMHTLGYTGMPPLITPNSPNKSTQFWIAVRFFAAASFLLSGFIDERKERHWPGRLPLMLGVLSLCAFTFMSITFYPELVPETFVAGVGLTPFKKVSELLIIALLFLSALVYLRRLRRRGNRIYLYYLCAFILCIVSELLFTVYKSAFDVYNVLGHLYKLAAFALIYKGIFATAVERPYRELRHTNDVLLHIMNSIPQSIFWKDRASVYLGCNREFAGRAGLADPAEIVGKTDYQLPWSREESDGYLADDREVMQSNRAKMHIIENLTQADGSVIWIDTSKIPLTDENGAVRGVLGVYEDITAKKAGEEQLNESLQFNQEIINSAREGIVVYDRELRYLVWNPYMEEITGIAASEVLGRHPADVFPMLREAELLPRLEALLTGSAPEVVEFSVKEPGGRTIWFSDASAPLRSASGEVTGVIGTIRDITERRGIEEQLRQAQKLESVGRLAGGVAHDFNNKLTVIMGSAELATKRTEDAALLEYLGLIVKAAEQSRDITRQLLAFSRQQVVTPRRVQVNAMLEELRKSLGRLIGEHISIVLEPGAPLWDISIDPVQLDQIVMNLAVNARDAMPEGGTITFATSNVQLDESPSRHPETPPGGYVRIVCRDTGQGMDAGTCAHIFEPFYTTKAKGGGTGLGLSTVYGIVRQNGGFIEVETAAGRGSAFSIYFPRCEAEQGAQQQREQTSPPRKGKGTVMLVEDEDMVRDLAASMLESQGYRCLAISDPREAVLVAANPEVPIDLVLTDVLMPGLRGEEMMARIWRTRPALKCIYMSGFTDSILERHNGNGAPPFLKKPFQLDELSRLLASVLAARDDEASL; from the coding sequence ATGGCCTCAGGCGAGCTACCCGCAGGTTGCGGGAAGGTACTGGTTGCGCTGACGGCGCTGGCTTTGGTGCCGCTGCTGCTCATGGGGGTGTGCGGCTCGAGGTGCAACCCGGTGCTGGACGTGCCGGGCTACCTCCTTTTCCATAACACCGTCGAGCTCTTCAGCGTCATGGTTTCGCTCTCCATCTTCGGCGTGGGGTGGTATTCCTACGGCCAAAGCCACAACCGGCACACCCTCTTCCTCTCGGTCGTCTTCCTGGGCATCGGGCTCATGGACTTCATGCACACCCTGGGCTACACGGGGATGCCTCCGCTGATCACCCCCAACTCCCCGAACAAGTCCACCCAGTTCTGGATTGCCGTGCGTTTTTTCGCTGCCGCATCCTTCCTGCTGAGCGGTTTCATCGACGAGAGGAAAGAGCGGCATTGGCCGGGGCGGCTGCCGCTGATGCTGGGAGTTCTTTCCCTCTGCGCCTTCACCTTCATGTCGATCACCTTCTACCCGGAGCTGGTGCCAGAGACTTTCGTCGCAGGGGTGGGGCTCACCCCCTTCAAGAAGGTGTCCGAGCTTCTGATCATCGCCCTGCTCTTTTTGTCCGCCCTGGTGTACCTGCGCAGGCTGCGCCGCCGCGGGAACCGGATCTACCTCTACTACCTCTGCGCCTTCATCCTCTGCATCGTCAGCGAACTTCTCTTCACCGTCTACAAGAGCGCCTTCGACGTCTACAACGTGCTGGGGCACCTGTACAAGCTCGCCGCCTTTGCCCTCATCTACAAAGGGATCTTCGCCACCGCCGTCGAGCGCCCCTACCGGGAGCTGCGCCACACCAACGACGTGCTCCTGCACATCATGAACTCGATCCCGCAGTCGATCTTCTGGAAGGACCGCGCCAGCGTCTACCTGGGCTGCAACCGGGAGTTCGCCGGGAGGGCGGGGCTCGCGGACCCGGCCGAAATCGTTGGGAAGACCGACTACCAGCTCCCCTGGAGCCGGGAGGAGTCGGATGGCTACCTGGCAGACGACCGCGAGGTCATGCAGAGCAACCGCGCCAAGATGCACATCATCGAGAACCTGACCCAGGCCGACGGCAGCGTCATCTGGATCGACACCAGCAAGATCCCTCTCACCGACGAGAACGGCGCGGTCCGGGGGGTGCTCGGGGTCTACGAGGACATCACCGCCAAAAAGGCCGGCGAAGAGCAGCTCAACGAGTCGCTGCAGTTCAACCAGGAGATCATCAACAGCGCCCGGGAAGGTATCGTCGTCTATGACAGGGAGCTGCGCTACCTGGTCTGGAACCCCTACATGGAGGAGATAACCGGCATAGCGGCGAGCGAGGTCCTGGGGAGACACCCCGCCGACGTTTTCCCGATGCTGCGGGAAGCGGAGCTGCTGCCGCGCCTTGAGGCGCTGCTGACGGGGAGCGCCCCCGAGGTGGTCGAATTCAGCGTCAAGGAGCCCGGCGGCCGGACGATCTGGTTCTCCGACGCCTCCGCCCCCTTGAGAAGCGCGTCGGGTGAGGTCACCGGCGTGATCGGGACCATTCGCGACATCACCGAGCGGCGCGGCATCGAGGAGCAACTGCGTCAGGCCCAGAAGCTGGAATCGGTGGGGCGCCTGGCAGGGGGGGTGGCGCACGACTTCAACAACAAGCTCACCGTCATCATGGGGAGCGCGGAGTTGGCCACCAAGCGCACCGAGGACGCGGCGCTGCTGGAGTACCTGGGCCTGATCGTCAAGGCGGCCGAGCAGTCCCGCGACATCACGAGGCAACTGCTCGCCTTTTCGAGGCAGCAGGTGGTAACCCCGAGGCGCGTACAGGTCAACGCCATGCTGGAGGAGTTGAGGAAGTCGCTGGGGCGCCTGATCGGCGAACACATCTCCATCGTGCTGGAGCCGGGGGCGCCGCTTTGGGATATCAGCATCGACCCGGTGCAGTTGGACCAGATCGTCATGAACCTCGCCGTGAACGCCCGGGACGCCATGCCCGAAGGGGGGACCATCACCTTCGCGACCTCCAACGTGCAGCTGGACGAGTCCCCGTCCCGGCATCCGGAAACGCCGCCGGGAGGGTACGTCAGGATCGTCTGCCGTGACACGGGCCAAGGGATGGACGCCGGGACCTGCGCCCACATCTTCGAGCCGTTCTACACCACCAAGGCGAAGGGGGGCGGCACCGGCCTGGGGCTATCCACCGTGTACGGCATAGTCAGGCAAAACGGCGGGTTCATCGAGGTGGAGACGGCTGCGGGGCGGGGAAGCGCGTTCAGCATCTACTTCCCGCGGTGCGAGGCCGAACAGGGGGCGCAGCAACAGCGGGAGCAGACGTCCCCCCCCCGCAAGGGAAAGGGGACGGTGATGCTGGTGGAGGACGAGGACATGGTGCGCGACCTTGCCGCATCCATGCTTGAGTCCCAGGGGTACCGGTGTCTCGCCATCTCCGACCCGAGGGAGGCCGTCCTCGTGGCCGCCAACCCCGAGGTGCCGATAGACCTGGTGCTAACCGACGTGCTGATGCCGGGACTGCGCGGGGAGGAGATGATGGCGCGGATCTGGCGGACGCGCCCGGCGCTCAAGTGCATCTACATGTCGGGCTTCACCGACTCCATCCTGGAGCGGCATAACGGAAATGGTGCCCCCCCCTTCCTGAAGAAGCCCTTCCAGCTGGACGAACTGTCGCGGTTGCTGGCGTCGGTGTTAGCGGCGCGGGACGATGAAGCATCCTTGTGA